One genomic window of Elaeis guineensis isolate ETL-2024a chromosome 2, EG11, whole genome shotgun sequence includes the following:
- the LOC105060048 gene encoding cytochrome c biogenesis protein CCS1, chloroplastic — protein MSPPLNPAKTLGGGPIPRTLFSSLLQPTFKSPSSIFLSNGRIPHALRIASKLNTSQDSKSRAPPDDNNSKKKKKRIVVFGSAPPVSEEGNGVAGNGEGKRAPAGVPLWGFFKRMPKKVLAALSNLPLAIGEMFAIAALMALGTVIDQGEAPDHYFQKYPEENPVFGFVTWRWVLGLGFDHMFTSPVFLCMLILLAASLMACTYTTQIPLVKVARRWSFMNSTEAIRKQEFAESLPRASIQDLGIILMGAGYEVFVKGPSLYAFKGMAGRFAPIGVHLAMLLIMAGGTLSATGSFRGSVTVPQGLNFVVGDVMSPNGFLSFPTQAFNTEVHVNKFYMDYYDSGEVSQFFTDISLFSLDGKEVMRKTIRVNDPLRYGGLTIYQTDWGFSALQISKNGEGPFNLAMAPLQTNGDKKLFGTFLPIGNTDSPNVKGISMLARDLQSIVLYDQEGKFAGVRRPSSKLPIEIDGMKIVIEDAIGSTGLDLKTDPGVPIVYAGFGALMLTTSISFLSHSQVWALQDGTTVVFGGKTNRGKIEFQEEMNCLLDKVPEIIVVDDTLNG, from the exons ATGTCTCCTCCCCTAAACCCCGCCAAAACCCTCGGAGGAGGCCCAATACCCAGAAccctcttctcttctctcctcCAACCAACTTTCAAATCCCCCTCCTCCATCTTCCTCTCCAACGGTCGAATTCCCCATGCCCTCCGAATCGCGTCCAAGCTCAACACCTCCCAAGATAGCAAGAGCCGAGCGCCTCCCGATGACAACAAcagtaagaagaagaagaagaggatcgtCGTCTTCGGATCCGCCCCGCCCGTGTCGGAAGAGGGCAACGGCGTTGCTGGAAATGGAGAGGGAAAGAGGGCTCCGGCCGGTGTTCCTTTGTGGGGGTTCTTCaaaaggatgcccaagaaggTTTTGGCGGCGCTTTCCAACCTCCCATTGGCGATCGGGGAGATGTTCGCCATCGCAGCTCTAATGGCGTTGG GCACTGTTATAGATCAAGGGGAGGCTCCTGATcactattttcaaaaatatccagAAGAAAATCCTGTGTTTGGATTTGTTACATGGAGATGGGTTCTTGGTCTTGGGTTTGATCACATGTTCACATCCCCCGTTTTCCTATGCATGTTGATCCTTCTTGCAGCATCGCTTATGGCTTGTACATACACGACCCAGATACCTTTGGTTAAAGTTGCTAGAAG ATGGTCTTTTATGAATTCAACAGAGGCTATCCGCAAACAAGAATTTGCAGAATCTCTTCCACGAGCATCTATTCAGGACTTGGGTATAATTTTGATGGGAGCAGGATATGAG GTATTTGTTAAAGGGCCATCTTTATATGCTTTCAAGGGGATGGCTGGTCGATTTGCTCCCATTGGTGTGCATTTAGCGATGCTCCTGATTATGGCAGGAGGGACACTTAGTGCCACTGGAAGCTTTCGAGGCTCAGTAACTGTTCCTCAAGGGCTGAATTTTGTTGTGGGAGATGTGATGTCTCCTAATGGCTTTCTTTCTTTTCCAACACAAGCTTTCAATACTGAAGTCCATGTTAACAAATTCTATATGGATTACTATGATAGTGGGGAG GTTTCACAATTTTTTACCGATATTTCACTCTTCAGTCTTGATGGGAAGGAAGTAATGAGGAAAACAATTAGGGTAAACGATCCTTTAAGATATGGAGGGCTTACAATCTACCAGACAGACTGGGGCTTCTCAGCACTGCAAATTTCAAAGAATGGTGAAGGTCCCTTCAATCTGGCTATGGCTCCTCTGCAAACAAATGGTGACAAGAAGCTTTTCGGGACATTCCTACCTATTGGAAACACTGATTCACCTAATGTGAAGGGAAT ATCAATGCTGGCTCGTGATCTGCAGTCAATTGTCTTGTATGATCAAGAAGGAAAATTTGCAGGTGTTCGCCGGCCTAGCTCAAAACTACCAATTGAGATTGATGGTATGAAAATTGTGATTGAGGATGCAATTGGTAGCACTGGCCTTGACTTGAAG ACTGATCCAGGGGTGCCCATTGTGTATGCTGGATTTGGTGCTCTGATGCTGACTACTAGTATAAGCTTTTTATCTCATTCGCAA GTATGGGCCTTACAAGATGGAACTACTGTTGTCTTCGGGGGAAAGACTAATCGGGGAAAAATTGAGTTTCAAGAGGAGATGAATTGCTTGCTCGACAAAGTACCAGAGATAATTGTCGTTGATGATACCCTAAATGGTTGA